The Papaver somniferum cultivar HN1 unplaced genomic scaffold, ASM357369v1 unplaced-scaffold_35, whole genome shotgun sequence genome segment TTTTGTTCAATAATAATTTCTTTCTCAATTTGATTGGGATTGCCttcttttgaagattgttgtgAAGCTCTACATTCAGTAGTTAGATGACCCACAATTTTGCATTTAGTACAAAATTTAAGGAGTTTGGTGAGAATTACTCCTTGAGAAAAAGCTCCATATTTAGTAATTATCCATAGTTTGTTAGGAATTGACTTAGCCAGATCAATCTCAATCAAAACTTTTGCATAATAACCACTCTGGAATTGTAATGTTGCTGCATCAACTTTTATTGGAGTACCAATTGCTCTGCTTATAGTAAATAGAGTTTCTTCATCCCAATATTCCAAACTGAGACCCGGAAATTGAACCCAAACCATTGCTTTGGATGTTCTCTGGTTTTCAGGTCTAAAATTTGGACTCCAGTTTCTTACCCTAAGAATCTGATCTTGAACCTCCTATTTCCAGAAGTAATATAATTTTTATCTTCAATATTTGATAATTTGATTGTGAAAGATCCTTTACCCAGTGGAATGAGTTGATATTTATCCTTTAACTTCCATTGATTACGAAGAATCATAGCAACATCAGAAAATTTAAGATGAACAAAGTCTAAACGACCAATTAAAGAGAACTTCCAAGCTTCATATCTTGAATTATCCTTCTCATTTATCAAGTTAACAGAAGGATGAATTTCAGGGGTTTTTGAAATATCTACAATCAAAGGATTCATTGTAGACCTAGAAAATGATCACCAAAAAATTGAAATCGAGACGAAAGATGGAAAAACTAGCTAATAATGGAGATGAAAATGATTGAAACACCAAGGAAATCTAAGTAATGAAAACACCTGGTATAACGGATTGTTACCTTGAAAAAGATGAAGATTTGAAAACAAGTTGATCGCCCGATATGCAGAGCGTGACTCGTCCGAGTTAGGAATCATGTCACCGCTTATTGGTTATATCAGCTAGGAACTGTCATTTTCCCCGACACTTCTGGAAATAGGGTGGATGTATATTATCTACAGCTTTTGGAGAATCTCGATGAGATGAACAAATACTCTTGGGCTACTGGGGTGCTTGCTTTTGTTCTAGGAGAGATGAGCAAAAGGTCGAGGATTAAGACaaatcaaattggaggttacttaaCTCTTGTTCAGGTAACCTTCTACATTGTTAATTAGAAATTTATTCGCTAAATTTTTTCTGCTTCCAATTCAATTTTCATGTATGTGGTTAATATTTCGTATTTTCACAAAGGTTTGGATTTACGACCACTTCCCTTCACTGGGATTGGCTAAGGAAAAGACACCTTATCCCTATGGCCAACCTACAACAGGAAAATGGTTGTTTTGGGACCCACAAAAGAAgtctaaagaagagcagttgACTTCGTTGAGGGAGAAATTGGATAAACTTACGGTGAACAATGTGGTATTTCACCCATACGCCGTACCCGATGATGTCCCTGTAGATGAAGAAGATCTGAATGGTTTCTCTACCGTCTCGGATTACTATGGACCAATTTGGTATCCTAACGGCTACGCAATATATAATCCAAGGAGAATACTAAGACAACTTTGTTGCGTCCAAATGGATCCCGACGTGGAGAATGAGAATTTCAATTTGCTGGTTGAAGGAACAAAGAACACCGAGAAATATTTTGAGCCAAAACATGAACCAACTCCTACGGTAGCACATTGGAATACACTTGGTAACTACTACTTACCTTTAGGTGATTGTGTGCCTTGTGAGGGAGATGTAAATGCATgtgatgaagattatatggagttttatcaagaaattagtCATCCTTTTGTGATAAATAAAGAACAACAAGCTAAGACTGATGCGGCGAGGCGAAGGCAAAGAAGAGGGAGGCTAAGAGAGCTCATAAGGAGATGCCTATTTGTGGAGAAGAAACAAAAAGGTTATGGGATAATGTAGTAAGAAAATTTCTTTATCTTATACTTTTGGGTTGTTTAAAagtattgaaaatatatttacttGTGCTTAAAATTGGAATTCGGTGTAAAAGGGtacgaaattgttgaagaaatggatGGATAAAATCCGTAGTGGAGAGCCGATGTTGACTaaggaacaatttttttttactcggtcaacaaaaaataaaataaaaagcgaAATTGTACAGAGACTAGGATATATTAGCGCTAAGCTGTTAGGCTGCACGCCAATAAGACctatttgaaacgaaaataaacctctccaggccattcaacagactgaataaaacctggcctaccctcataaaactcataattttcctcagccaacaaacatgcttgtttggccgaggcatccgctgaaaaattagcctctctgtagctatgaacataactaatattgttgtaaaaactcttcgccattctccacttctgcattagctTCCACGGCAACTCTCCTTTCTGGAGAGCTAatatgcaactcatcgaatccgatCTGACGCATAGATTTTTGACATTCCACCTTTGAGCAACAACTGCGCCATAGATAACCGCACATACTTCAACATAGTAATTGGTCTGCCAGCCCAGTCCAACGCACAAAACTCCCAAAACTGCCGAGTTAGAATCACGAAAAACTACACCAGAACCAGCTTGGCCCGGGTtgccaagtgatgcaccatcacaacagatcataagttCACCTGGATTAGGCGGCGTCCAATTAACTTCAATTAGAACAGAGTGCTTTCAAGATCtatgcttcactctaaagaaattcaaaatgcgcaaatcatctaaggtgttgtacatgtggcccttcattctaattgagttatcacgaattacctgatgaacccgTCCCTTAAATTCAAGCCATCGAACACGGTTGACTAAGGAACAAACCGACCACTACAGGCAGTGGGAGGGTCTTATAACTAAAAGAATGGTGGATCCAAGTAGGTCTAAGCAATTGAAGAGGGGTCGACAACAAggagaaggttcaagtcgcgTTGTGGAGGAAAGGGGTGGAGGAGATGAAACCCCAAGTGATGAGCAAGTTCGTCCTAAAACTCGTGGTAAACAAGGAGGTGGTAAAAGGGTTCGTCGTAGTGGTCGTTAGTGATTTCGTATGGTTTTAGTTTCAAAAAACATCTTAGTTATGGATTTCGTATGGTTTAATTTCGTATGTTTGTGTGTTTTAAACAATTAGTTAAGGATTTCGTAGTTTGGTATGTATaacacttttatatttgttttagaaccttgtttgtgttttcaatttttattgggtttgtgttttcaattttaTAAGCCTGAAATTTTGAATACATGATGTTTTCGGAAACCTGTATTTTTTACACAGCTAACCGAACTTGAAGTTCGGTAACCTGTGACAAATTCAAGGACACCGAACTATATTTTCGGCAAGCTGTTAAATCCTACCAGGTTGCCGAAGAAAGATTTCGGTTACCTCGCAACATTTTCACTGGTTACCGAACTTGTCCGTAGGCTGAAGCACAATGCCTTCATCCATAAAGGCTAAAGATATTGGTTCGGTTTGCAAAGTACAAAATATTAGGTCACCGAAATCTTCTCTGGAGACTCAAAATTTTGGTATTGCACAAGTTGGAAAAGTCATTCTCTTGATGCAGAAATCACAGAACTCCACTCTTAGGTTTGTTTTAGAGTGGTTTGTGTATCATATACATGTCCACTTTGTGCGTGAGCCTTCAAATAAAATTTCGGTTACCTCTGTTTTTACCATGTCACCGAACTTCGGAGTTCGGTTAGCACAATATAAAATATTAAGTCCCAGAAATCTTCTCTGGAGACTCAAAATTTTGGTATTGCACAAGTTGGAAAAGTCATTCTCTTGATGCAGAAATCACAGAACTCCACTCTTAGGTTTGTTTTAGAGTGTTTTGTGTATCATATATATGTTCAGTTTGTCTGTGAGTCTTCAAATAAAAGTTCGGTTACCAAGTTTTTTtatcatgtaaccgaacttatgGGTTCGGTTGGATCGTAAAATTTTCTTTTCTAACCGAACTTATAATTTTGAAATTAGAATGTACTTTATCTGACAGAAATATCAAGTAACgactattattttttttgaaaatatagccGTTATACACATCAATGGTATATATATGTGTCTCATAGTTAACATTTTGTTTCTAAATCTCCTAAAAACGGCAGCTACTAGTCCTAAATTTACTCTAGAtgaagatctttctctttgcagAATCTACATAttatactatccaaagaggggtgaagaacgaagaatgaatggtattatgagtcaaaATTATTGGGgggaaattcatgagaaattatGCTCCGACACAACAAACCCTTATAACCATGATCATATAGCTTTGTTAATTCGATTTGGAAAGATTAGAGATAGAGTTGTGGAATTTATGGCTTTATTTCGTATTGTAAGGCGGTATCGACTTAGGGGTGAAACATTTGacgaaatcattttaacatcaaaaaataaatagcgaagatggaagagaaaggatttcaaatatgaaTATCATTTTCGCCTCCTTAAAGACTTTTTCATAACGCGTTTCAGATATTAAATGTCatgtaattttattttggaaagtcCTGTAAAAGTTCGGCATTGTCCTGTAATTTAGTTACCTAACCGAACTCCTGTCGTGTAAGAGTTCGACATTGTCCTGTAATTTCGTTTCCTAACCGAATTTTCGTCTCGTACAGTTCGGCATTGTCATGTAATCTaagttcctaaccgaacttctatTGTGAACTCAGATTTAGAAGTTGAAAAATATCCAAGAATTTCATTTCATTAAATCCAAAAGAAACAAACATCTAATGTAGAGTAGAAATGAAAGAAAGGAAATAATAAAGCTTACTAAATTCAAATTTCCTTAGAAACACTTATTCATATAATTTAAACGGAAAGGTGCTTTCTTCTAGGAGCCTATAGGGATCAGAATGCAAAAACCCTTTGCCATACTTGGTTTCATATCTGCGGATAGCCGCACACCACTGCAACAGATGAATCAATTATAAGTTGGCATTATTAGCAAAAAATTAACCAAAATAACTATTGTTCCTATGGATAATTGGTTTCATATACGTACTCTTTCGGTACCCACTGCCCGGGATTAACAATCAATTATGGCTTTGATCTCATCCATCACAGCCTCACATTCCTTAAATATCTCCTCGAATCTAGTTTTCACGATTTGTTGTGTCCTCCTATGGATATTTCCGTCCAACGCTCAAAAATATTATATAGACGATTCCACCATTCATCGGATGTTTGATCCATGTTAAGTTACATATCTTGGCTCCTGTCATGGTCAATAAAGTTGAAGCACGCTCTATCGAAATCGTGCTTCGTAACCGTAATTCACGATCTAACAATATCGACATCTTCATCATTATTGAAGGGAGGATCCATTTTTCGTGTTTGAAAGAgatagatgaagaagaataaaaaagatAAGAGAATAACTTGAAAGGGATAGGTGTGTGAGATAGAGATTTTGAAAGGGACATCTTTCCTTTTATAGAAATAGGTGAGTGAGAATAAAGACCCAAcggctaatttttttttaaaaaaaaatagtcgttgagtgAGTAATAACGGGGTAGAAATCAGAATTGGTCGTTGGGTCAATTTCAAATTAAGCAGTTAATGATGTAAGGGTTTTGAACCAAAAAGTTCGGCAACCTTGTAATATTCATCAACCTAACCGAACAAAATATTCGGTTACCTGGTGAATTTTACCAGGTTGCCGAACTGTACTGCAAAAATAAAAGTGCAAAAAAACAGGTGTTCGGCTACCTGAATATTTTGGGAACCTAACCGAACTCAACTTCGGCAATCTCGATAATAATATGTGCCAACCGAACTATTATTTGTCAACTCCATAACATACTAACATTAACTCAATAATTAATACCACTCTTCAAAAAAAACATAGTATTCCATTGATAAGCATACTTAGTTCCATTACATGTGTCATTTAATCATCCTCAAGTGAAACTTGACCTTCATGTACAATTTCGTCCGACTTCTTCAAAGCATTTCACATCTCCATGTTAGGCTCATACATGATACACCAACCCAACATTATATCTGGATTAAATGCAGGCCAATAAGAGGTTCCACATATTGGAGGTAATGGATAATCGGGTTTTAACCGGAGGCCTATAAAGTGGTTGTAGTTAATCAATGCCATCACACATCTCCTTCGTTTGAGTTTCTCGACACATACGGTTATTTTTGGGGTGAAGGTAAAACtagcatattttgagaaataatgaACCACACAATTGAAATCCTCGGCGATTAAGTGTCCACATATCGACATGCTCATCCAATGATCCGATGTCATCGGATGGCCCCCATGAAGACGACGTTGATAACCAATAAATTTCTCACTGAGACTACCCTCCCCATCgcacaacattgtcttgtaaaatgCCGGATTCTATTTTAGTTTGGACAACAACCTTTGCCTTATATGAGTGATTGCACACCCATTATATCGCTTCgcaccttcgatgaaaggcccaagttgttgattgacaacatgaaaaccaaaattaccATCCGGAGGAACGTCGTTGTTAGATATAATGTATTCTCTAATGTATAGAGGTAGCTCATTCAAGTAGTCTTTATTTGGAGCCTCAAGCTTCACGTCTAGGGAATATGGTTGGATGGGGCACATTGAAGACTTAAGCTTCACGTCGCCGGAAGATGGTTGGCTTGGTTGTGATGGACACATCGGaccttttttcttcaaatctcgctCACTTGTTTCGCCTTTCACCTCAATACTCCTACCCCGTTTCTTGGTTTTCTCCAATTACATTGCGCGGTATACTCATGGGCCGAAGGATCTCTAGTAAATGGGGTTTGCTCACTTTTCTTCTTAcgtaacacctttgcatattcccTTAGTtactttttagtttcttttttgcaTGGTCTACCTTTGTGTTTGCCTTTTTACGGTTCATAAACATTCTCCGAAGTTTGTGGATATATGATTTTcctcatgtcatcccaaaagatttgtTTTTGGAGCTTGTTCATGCCACGATACAGCTCTAGTACGGTTCTACCCATTGCGTTGTCACCAAACTCTTCCCCGACTTCTtctccctttggaggagggatgaaacttagatgcttccaaaatggatcaatgtcgCTTAAAGGGATTAGGCCATGCTCGTAGTTTATTATCATATGGCGACAggggagtcccatagacttcttCATGTTACATACTTACACCTCATCCGCCTTGGTTTCCCGCTTATCAATCAACTCGACTTctataatcaacaacttcatacatTGCTAAGATACATTGTAATGG includes the following:
- the LOC113342269 gene encoding protein MAINTENANCE OF MERISTEMS-like, coding for MKTPGTVIFPDTSGNRVDVYYLQLLENLDEMNKYSWATGVLAFVLGEMSKRSRIKTNQIGGYLTLVQVWIYDHFPSLGLAKEKTPYPYGQPTTGKWLFWDPQKKSKEEQLTSLREKLDKLTVNNVVFHPYAVPDDVPVDEEDLNGFSTVSDYYGPIWYPNGYAIYNPRRILRQLCCVQMDPDVENENFNLLVEGTKNTEKYFEPKHEPTPTVAHWNTLGNYYLPLGDCVPCEGDVNACDEDYMEFYQEISHPFVINKEQQAKTDAARRRQRRGRLRELIRRCLFVEKKQKGYGIM